A window from Dromaius novaehollandiae isolate bDroNov1 chromosome 1, bDroNov1.hap1, whole genome shotgun sequence encodes these proteins:
- the LIPT1 gene encoding lipoyl amidotransferase LIPT1, mitochondrial — MVLQSSLKNCFQLFCVLRTPKAGFKGTSNGGLILQSVSNDVYQNLAVEDWIHDHMNLENQHVLFLWRNSPAVVIGRHQNPWQECNLKLIRQKSIKLARRRSGGGTVYHDLGNINLTFFTTRKKYERMENLKLVVKALKALRPQLDVHVTDRYDILLDRHYKISGTAAKLGRTTAYHHCTLLCNADKFVLSSVLKSPYKGLKSNATPSVPSSVKNLFEEDPTLTCEMLLEAIAAEYAMRHQTDHHITLINPADETVLPGINNKTKELQTWEWVYGKTPKFSISTYFNMVYKNSVLDVKVDMDVKHGRIEVCNIDVPEQWLPPALCNELVKNLTGSKFCPNEITTLASTLLRTCPQDDDLHNKWNLLCENMGMLM; from the coding sequence ATGGTACTCCAGTCATCGCTAAAGAACTGCTTTCAGCTGTTTTGCGTTCTCAGGACTCCAAAAGCTGGCTTCAAAGGCACAAGTAATGGAGGGCTCATTCTCCAGTCTGTTTCTAATGATGTTTACCAAAATCTAGCTGTGGAAGACTGGATCCACGACCACATGAACTTAGAGAACCAGCATGTCCttttcctttggagaaattccCCTGCTGTGGTAATAGGGAGACATCAGAACCCCTGGCAGGAATGCAACCTTAAGCTAATAAGGCAAAAAAGTATAAAACTAGCCAGGAGGAGAAGTGGAGGAGGGACAGTTTACCATGATTTAGGGAATATCAATTTGACTTTCTTTACAACCAGGAAAAAATATGAACGAATGGAAAATCTGAAACTAGTCGTGAAGGCACTGAAAGCCCTGCGCCCCCAGTTAGATGTACATGTCACAGACAGATACGACATCTTGCTAGATAGGCATTACAAAATCTCAGGTACTGCTGCAAAGCTGGGAAGGACAACTGCTTATCACCACTGTACCTTACTCTGTAATGCAGATAagtttgttttgtcttctgtgcTGAAGAGTCCTTATAAAGGGCTAAAAAGCAATGCCACTCCTAGTGTGCCTTCCTCAGTGAAAAATCTCTTTGAAGAGGATCCTACTTTAACTTGTGAGATGCTCTTAGAGGCCATTGCTGCAGAATACGCTATGCGACACCAAACAGATCATCACATCACCTTAATAAACCCAGCTGATGAGACTGTGCTTCCTGGAATTAATAATAAAACTAAAGAACTACAAACCTGGGAATGGGTGTATGGAAAGACACCAAAGTTTAGTATTAGCACTTATTTTAACATGGTCTATAAAAATTCCGTTCTTGATGTTAAAGTAGATATGGATGTAAAGCATGGAAGAATAGAAGTCTGTAACATTGATGTGCCAGAGCAGTGGCTGCCACCAGCATTGTGCAATGAACTAGTGAAGAACCTCACTGGCAGTAAGTTTTGCCCAAATGAAATCACTACACTAGCAAGCACATTACTAAGAACATGTCCACAAGATGATGACTTGCATAACAAGTGGAATCTTTTATGTGAGAACATGGGGATGTTAATGTGA
- the MRPL30 gene encoding large ribosomal subunit protein uL30m, with amino-acid sequence MAVASGRAGLGQVLRRSVGRVPCTVWFCPLFTRSRIPDSVFQPRPGDHEKYGGDPEQPHKIHIVTRIKSVIGRPYWEKKIIRDLGLDKAHQPRLHKNIPSVNSKLKVVKHLIRIQPLKLPHGLPTEEEMSDTFLTSKGELVIKRCLKPVEQKEIKS; translated from the exons ATGGCGGTGGCGTCGGGACGAGCCGGCCTGGGACAG gtacTGAGGAGAAGTGTGGGCAGGGTACCTTGCACAGTGTGGTTTTGTCCTCTGTTTACCAGGTCAAGAATTCCAGACTCG GTATTTCAGCCACGACCTGGAGATCATGAAAAGTATGGAGGTGACCCTGAGCAGCCGCACAAAATCCACATTGTTACTAGAATAAAAAGTGTAATTGGTCGCCCATATTGGGAAAAGAAGATAATACGTGATCTTGGACTAGATAAA gcacATCAGCCAAGACTGCACAAAAATATCCCTTCTGTGAATTCCAAACTAAAAGTTGTTAAACATCTAATAAG AATACAGCCACTGAAACTACCTCATGGGTTGCCAACTGAAGAGGAAATGTCAGACACCTTTCTCACAAGCAAGGGAGAGCTTGTAATTAAACGATGTCTGAAACCTGTGGAACAGAAGGAAATTAAGTCATGA